From Labrus bergylta chromosome 22, fLabBer1.1, whole genome shotgun sequence, one genomic window encodes:
- the med11 gene encoding mediator of RNA polymerase II transcription subunit 11 isoform X1: MVKAEATRRQQDSSPLLLMANERLRALEDVEKEIAMILQCAGNIILELSKDKHNASLVDRQVAQFQSSVSRVENELSGQIRYLTQVATGQPHEGSTYSARKDCQMALNRAEYAKVKLGELGRTCELMLEQQQQQQQQQQQQQQQQQQQQQQQT; encoded by the exons ATGGTCAAAGCAGAGGCAACACGCCGCCAGCAGGactcctctcccctccttctgATGGCGAACGAGCGGCTCAGAGCTCTGGAGGACGTGGAGAAGGAGATAGCGATGATCCTACAGTGTGCAG GTAACATCATCCTGGAGCTCTCCAAAGATAAACACAATGCCAGCCTCGTGGACAGACAGGTGGCCCAGTTTCAGAGCTCCGTCAGCCGGGTGGAGAACGAGCTGAGTGGCCAGATCCGCTACCTCACACAg GTAGCCACGGGTCAGCCTCATGAAGGCTCCACCTACTCCGCCAGGAAGGACTGTCAGATGGCGCTGAACCGAGCCGAGTACGCCAAGGTCAAACTGGGAGAACTGGGCCGGACGTGCGAGCTCatgctggagcagcagcagcagcagcagcagcagcagcagcagcagcagcagcagcagcagcagcagcagcagcagcagacgtGA
- the med11 gene encoding mediator of RNA polymerase II transcription subunit 11 isoform X2 — protein MVKAEATRRQQDSSPLLLMANERLRALEDVEKEIAMILQCAGNIILELSKDKHNASLVDRQVAQFQSSVSRVENELSGQIRYLTQVATGQPHEGSTYSARKDCQMALNRAEYAKVKLGELGRTCELMLEQQQQQQQQQQQQQT, from the exons ATGGTCAAAGCAGAGGCAACACGCCGCCAGCAGGactcctctcccctccttctgATGGCGAACGAGCGGCTCAGAGCTCTGGAGGACGTGGAGAAGGAGATAGCGATGATCCTACAGTGTGCAG GTAACATCATCCTGGAGCTCTCCAAAGATAAACACAATGCCAGCCTCGTGGACAGACAGGTGGCCCAGTTTCAGAGCTCCGTCAGCCGGGTGGAGAACGAGCTGAGTGGCCAGATCCGCTACCTCACACAg GTAGCCACGGGTCAGCCTCATGAAGGCTCCACCTACTCCGCCAGGAAGGACTGTCAGATGGCGCTGAACCGAGCCGAGTACGCCAAGGTCAAACTGGGAGAACTGGGCCGGACGTGCGAGCTCatgctgg agcagcagcagcagcagcagcagcagcagcagcagcagcagacgtGA
- the med11 gene encoding mediator of RNA polymerase II transcription subunit 11 isoform X3 — protein sequence MVKAEATRRQQDSSPLLLMANERLRALEDVEKEIAMILQCAGNIILELSKDKHNASLVDRQVAQFQSSVSRVENELSGQIRYLTQVATGQPHEGSTYSARKDCQMALNRAEYAKVKLGELGRTCELMLEQQQQQQQQQQQQT from the exons ATGGTCAAAGCAGAGGCAACACGCCGCCAGCAGGactcctctcccctccttctgATGGCGAACGAGCGGCTCAGAGCTCTGGAGGACGTGGAGAAGGAGATAGCGATGATCCTACAGTGTGCAG GTAACATCATCCTGGAGCTCTCCAAAGATAAACACAATGCCAGCCTCGTGGACAGACAGGTGGCCCAGTTTCAGAGCTCCGTCAGCCGGGTGGAGAACGAGCTGAGTGGCCAGATCCGCTACCTCACACAg GTAGCCACGGGTCAGCCTCATGAAGGCTCCACCTACTCCGCCAGGAAGGACTGTCAGATGGCGCTGAACCGAGCCGAGTACGCCAAGGTCAAACTGGGAGAACTGGGCCGGACGTGCGAGCTCatgctgg agcagcagcagcagcagcagcagcagcagcagcagcagacgtGA
- the LOC110000933 gene encoding arrestin red cell — MGDRTGTRVFKKSSPNSKLTVYLGKRDFVDHLDHVDPVDGVVLVDPEYLKDRKVLVTLTCVFRYGREDLDVLGLSFRKDLFVRTLQVFPPLKENQKSVSRLQERLLKKLGEHAHAFCFNVPQNLPCSVTLQPGPEDSGKACGVDYELRAFCAKTAEEKIHQRNSVHLVIRKVQFAPETPGPQPMVETSRSFLMSDRSLHLEASLDKELYYHGEPISVNVQVTNSSSKTVKRVKISVRQFADICLFSTAQYKCAVAQVEAEHQVCPSSTSCQVYTLTPSLGTNREKRGLALDGKLKHEDTNLASSTIVKEGANKEAMGILVSYRVKVKLVVSLGGDVSVELPFVLMHPKPADQPRSQPQPVAPEAAARVDMNLIEFDVKTSPQVEDFVFEDFARLRLTGTKDEDGPFC, encoded by the exons ATGGGGGACAGAACCGGGACCAG AGTCTTTAAGAAGTCCAGCCCAAACTCTAAG CTCACAGTTTATCTGGGGAAGAGAGACTTTGTGGATCACTTAGACCATGTGGATCCAGTAG aCGGAGTGGTGCTCGTTGATCCGGAGTacctgaaagacagaaaag TGTTGGTGACTCTGACGTGTGTGTTTCGTTACGGTCGGGAGGACCTGGACGTGCTGGGGCTGTCGTTCAGGAAGGATCTGTTCGTCCGCACGCTGCAGGTTTTCCCCCCTCTTAAGGAGAACCAGAAAAGTGTGAGCCGTCTGCAGGAGAGGCTGCTGAAGAAGCTGGGAGAGCACGCACACGCTTTCTGCTTCAAC GTCCCTCAGAACCTGCCATGCTCAGTGACCCTGCAGCCAGGACCAGAGGATTCTGGGAAAGCGTGCGGCGTGGACTACGAGCTGAGAGCGTTCTGTGCCAAAACTGCAGAGGAGAAGATCCACCAAAG gaactCAGTCCACCTGGTGATCAGGAAGGTCCAGTTCGCTCCGGAGACACCAGGTCCTCAGCCGATGGTGGAGACGAGCCGCAGCTTCCTGATGTCGGACAGATCTCTGCACCTGGAGGCCTCTCTGGATAaagag ctgtatTATCATGGAGAGCCGATCAGCGTGAATGTGCAGGTGACCAACAGCTCGTCTAAGACGGTGAAGAGGGTGAAGATCTCAG tgcgtCAGTTTGCAGATATCTGTCTGTTCTCCACGGCTCAGTATAAATGTGCGGTGGCTCAGGTTGAAGCAGA ACACCAGGTGTGTCCCAGCTCCACCTCCTGTCAGGTGTACACTCTGACCCCGAGTCTAGGCACCAACAGGGAGAAGAGAGGCCTCGCTTTGGACGGAAAGTTAAAGCACGAAGACACCAACCTGGCCTCCAGCaccat agTCAAAGAAGGAGCCAACAAAGAGGCGATGGGCATCCTGGTGTCTTACAGAGTCAAAGTCAAACTGGTGGTGTCTCTGGGAGG cgATGTCTCAGTGGAGCTCCCGTTTGTCCTGATGCATCCTAAACCAGCAGACCAGCCCCGCTCACAACCACagccag TTGCTCCTGAAGCTGCGGCTCGAGTGGACATGAACCTCATCGAGTTTGATgtgaa AACCTCCCCTCAGGTGGAAGACTTTGTGTTTGAAGACTTTGCTCGCCTGAGGTTAACGGGGACGAAGGATGAAGATGGACCCTTCTGTTAG
- the cd99l2 gene encoding CD99 antigen-like protein 2 isoform X1 has translation MAHSSRGSLCPLLLPVLLGLLLPPLVLSQGFDLADALGDDDSKTVTPSPKPAVPAAPAGGAGGDLDLEDIFKDVPTTKAPPKVVPNVPAATKAPAKPKPKPAADAFDLADALDPNNDIGGKDKNKGQGGFSDSDLIDVGNDGSYQPDKGKGGRPGGDRDQINQYDDNSETTAEVGTIAGIASAVVMALVGAVSSYISYQKKKLCFGIQQSLNTDMVKAENPEAVVATEPQVQQTLLEPAKAEPPTEENPV, from the exons ATGGCTCACTCCTCCCGGGGTTCCCTGTGCCCGCTGCTTCTCCCGGTGCTGCTGGGCCTCCTGCTGCCGCCGCTCG tccTCTCTCAGGGGTTTGACCTCGCTGACGCTCTTGGTGATGATGACAGTAAAACCG TAACTCCATCACCAAAGCCTGCAGTaccagcagctccagcagggggagcaggaggag ACCTCGATCTGGAGGATATCTTTAAAGACGTCCCCACCACTAAAGCTCCTCCTAAAGTCGTCCCGAATGTCCCCGCCGCCACCAAAGCCCCCGCTAAGCCCAAACCCAAACCAG CTGCTGATGCCTTTGACCTGGCTGATGCTTTGGACCCCAACAATGACATTGGTGGAAAGGATAAGAACAAGGGGCAGGGAG GATTCTCTGACAGCGACCTGATTGATGTCGGCAATGACGGAAGCTACCAACCAGACAAAGGAAAAG gTGGACGGCCAGGTGGAGACAGAGATCAGATTAATCAGTACGACGACAACAGTG AGACCACAGCTGAGGTGGGCACCATCGCAGGTATTGCGAGTGCGGTTGTCATGGCGTTGGTGGGAGCGGTGAGCAGCTACATCTCGTACCAGAAGAAGAAACTGTGCTTTGGTATCCAAC agagtCTGAACACCGACATGGTGAAGGCCGAGAACCCCGAGGCTGTGGTCGCTACAGAACCTCAAG TCCAGCAGACTCTCCTGGAGCCGGCCAAAGCTGAGCCCCCCACTGAGGAGAACCCcgtctaa
- the cd99l2 gene encoding CD99 antigen-like protein 2 isoform X2, protein MAHSSRGSLCPLLLPVLLGLLLPPLVLSQGFDLADALGDDDSKTVTPSPKPAVPAAPAGGAGGDLDLEDIFKDVPTTKAPPKVVPNVPAATKAPAKPKPKPGFSDSDLIDVGNDGSYQPDKGKGGRPGGDRDQINQYDDNSETTAEVGTIAGIASAVVMALVGAVSSYISYQKKKLCFGIQQSLNTDMVKAENPEAVVATEPQVQQTLLEPAKAEPPTEENPV, encoded by the exons ATGGCTCACTCCTCCCGGGGTTCCCTGTGCCCGCTGCTTCTCCCGGTGCTGCTGGGCCTCCTGCTGCCGCCGCTCG tccTCTCTCAGGGGTTTGACCTCGCTGACGCTCTTGGTGATGATGACAGTAAAACCG TAACTCCATCACCAAAGCCTGCAGTaccagcagctccagcagggggagcaggaggag ACCTCGATCTGGAGGATATCTTTAAAGACGTCCCCACCACTAAAGCTCCTCCTAAAGTCGTCCCGAATGTCCCCGCCGCCACCAAAGCCCCCGCTAAGCCCAAACCCAAACCAG GATTCTCTGACAGCGACCTGATTGATGTCGGCAATGACGGAAGCTACCAACCAGACAAAGGAAAAG gTGGACGGCCAGGTGGAGACAGAGATCAGATTAATCAGTACGACGACAACAGTG AGACCACAGCTGAGGTGGGCACCATCGCAGGTATTGCGAGTGCGGTTGTCATGGCGTTGGTGGGAGCGGTGAGCAGCTACATCTCGTACCAGAAGAAGAAACTGTGCTTTGGTATCCAAC agagtCTGAACACCGACATGGTGAAGGCCGAGAACCCCGAGGCTGTGGTCGCTACAGAACCTCAAG TCCAGCAGACTCTCCTGGAGCCGGCCAAAGCTGAGCCCCCCACTGAGGAGAACCCcgtctaa